In the Candidatus Omnitrophota bacterium genome, one interval contains:
- a CDS encoding NADH-quinone oxidoreductase subunit D, whose protein sequence is MGPQHPSTHGVLYLEVRLSGETVVDLITHIGYLHRGMEKIAENRTYTQFIPYTDRLDYVASMTNNLGYVLAVEKLMKAEIPERAKYIRVIVAELQRIASHLVGITTFTQDLGAFATPLFYGFREREKILDLFDELCGNRLTYDYMRIGGVQFDLPKGAGGKIRGIVKYMGPKIDDLENLFSSNAIFVARTKGVGVLTKEKALNYSVTGPNLRASGVKWDLRKDEPYLCYDRFNFDIPTGSNGDSWDRYKVRIEEMRQSLRIIEQALDGLPEGDPTVKIGRVIKPAPGEVYMRTEAPRGELGFYIVSDGSAVPYRMKIRSPSFSNLAVLSELVKGAKVADVVCVLGSLDIVVGDTDR, encoded by the coding sequence ATGGGGCCGCAGCACCCCTCGACCCACGGCGTCCTCTATCTCGAGGTCAGGTTAAGCGGCGAGACCGTCGTCGACCTCATTACCCATATCGGTTATCTCCACCGCGGCATGGAGAAGATAGCCGAGAACCGCACCTATACCCAGTTCATACCTTATACCGACAGGCTCGACTACGTCGCGTCGATGACGAACAACCTCGGCTATGTCCTCGCCGTAGAAAAGCTCATGAAGGCGGAAATACCGGAGCGCGCGAAATACATCCGCGTCATCGTCGCCGAACTACAGAGGATAGCCAGCCATCTCGTCGGCATCACGACTTTCACGCAGGACCTCGGCGCGTTCGCCACTCCCCTCTTCTACGGGTTCCGCGAGCGCGAGAAGATACTTGATCTCTTCGACGAGCTGTGCGGCAACCGCCTTACGTATGATTATATGAGGATAGGCGGCGTCCAGTTCGACCTGCCGAAAGGGGCGGGCGGGAAGATAAGGGGCATAGTCAAATATATGGGACCGAAGATAGACGACCTCGAAAACCTGTTCAGTTCCAACGCCATATTTGTCGCGAGGACTAAAGGCGTAGGCGTCCTCACCAAAGAAAAAGCCCTAAATTACAGCGTGACCGGCCCTAACCTCCGCGCCTCAGGCGTGAAATGGGACCTGCGCAAGGATGAGCCATACCTTTGTTATGACAGGTTCAATTTCGATATTCCGACGGGATCGAACGGGGATTCGTGGGACAGGTATAAGGTGAGGATCGAGGAGATGAGACAGAGCCTGCGCATAATCGAACAGGCGTTGGATGGGCTGCCGGAAGGCGACCCCACGGTCAAGATCGGCCGCGTAATAAAACCAGCTCCCGGCGAAGTATATATGAGGACGGAGGCGCCGCGCGGCGAATTGGGTTTTTATATCGTAAGCGACGGTTCGGCCGTTCCCTATCGCATGAAGATACGTTCCCCCTCCTTCTCTAACCTTGCCGTGCTTTCGGAACTGGTAAAAGGCGCAAAAGTAGCCGATGTCGTCTGCGTGCTGGGAAGCCTTGATATCGTCGTGGGAGATACGGACAGGTAA
- the nuoH gene encoding NADH-quinone oxidoreductase subunit NuoH — translation MVSILTFIVMIVVGAVVLGFIAVSAMFLIWWERKVAAHIQTRYGPMRVGWHGALQSVADVIKLLLKENITPEGVDKPVWWLAPFFAVVPSVMVFVCIPFGNLFGIDLIPRDLNIGILYIIALTSVCVLGIFMAGWGSNNKYSLLGGMRSAAQIVSYEVPLIISVVTAAMFAGTLSMQKIVEAQKGMWFVFQPNMALAFLIFVISATAEINRTPFDIPEAESELVAGFHTEYSGMKFAMFFLGEYTNLFIVSALAATLFLGGWQGPFLPPVLWFLIKTYGVITVLMWVRWTLPRVRVDQLMGFAWKVLTPIAFANLAVAGWVLLR, via the coding sequence ATGGTCTCGATACTTACGTTCATAGTGATGATTGTCGTCGGCGCGGTAGTCCTCGGATTTATCGCGGTATCGGCGATGTTCCTTATATGGTGGGAACGCAAGGTAGCGGCCCATATCCAGACCAGGTACGGCCCGATGCGGGTCGGCTGGCACGGGGCCTTACAGTCGGTAGCAGATGTCATAAAACTGCTCTTAAAAGAAAATATCACGCCTGAAGGGGTAGATAAGCCGGTCTGGTGGCTCGCGCCGTTCTTCGCGGTCGTCCCGTCAGTAATGGTTTTTGTTTGTATCCCATTTGGAAATTTGTTCGGGATCGACCTGATACCGCGTGACCTGAACATCGGCATCCTGTATATAATTGCGCTCACCTCCGTCTGCGTCCTCGGGATATTCATGGCAGGATGGGGCTCGAACAATAAATATTCGCTCCTGGGCGGGATGCGCTCGGCCGCCCAGATAGTAAGTTACGAGGTCCCGCTGATAATATCGGTGGTGACCGCGGCTATGTTCGCCGGCACCCTCTCGATGCAGAAGATTGTCGAGGCGCAAAAAGGGATGTGGTTCGTCTTCCAGCCGAATATGGCGCTGGCGTTCCTCATATTCGTGATCTCCGCGACGGCAGAGATAAACCGGACGCCGTTCGACATACCCGAAGCCGAGTCGGAGCTGGTCGCCGGGTTCCACACGGAATATTCCGGGATGAAATTCGCGATGTTCTTCCTCGGCGAATACACTAATCTTTTTATTGTTTCCGCCCTCGCCGCGACATTATTCCTCGGCGGATGGCAGGGGCCGTTCTTGCCGCCAGTATTATGGTTCTTGATAAAGACGTACGGCGTCATAACCGTTTTGATGTGGGTCAGGTGGACCTTACCGAGGGTGCGCGTCGACCAGTTGATGGGTTTCGCCTGGAAGGTGCTCACGCCTATAGCGTTCGCGAACCTCGCGGTCGCGGGATGGGTATTGCTAAGATGA
- a CDS encoding 4Fe-4S dicluster domain-containing protein: MIKYFKDIITGAWSLIRGLLVTLRNLFSKAVTIQYPTQKLRMVDRYRGLVDLRIEKCIKCYMCVKICPTGCLSLAHKENAEKKKEFEHFKYNMELCCFCGMCDQVCPAQAIYMNKMYEIAVYGRDKITHIDLLNTGKYDEWAHPTVK, translated from the coding sequence ATGATAAAATATTTCAAGGATATAATCACCGGCGCCTGGAGCCTTATAAGGGGGCTCTTGGTGACATTGAGGAATCTCTTTTCGAAGGCGGTCACCATCCAATACCCGACGCAGAAGCTCCGGATGGTTGATAGGTACCGCGGTCTCGTAGACCTGCGTATCGAAAAATGCATCAAGTGCTACATGTGCGTCAAGATATGCCCTACGGGATGCCTTTCTCTCGCGCATAAAGAGAACGCGGAGAAGAAAAAGGAGTTCGAGCACTTCAAATATAATATGGAGCTCTGCTGTTTCTGCGGCATGTGCGACCAGGTATGCCCGGCACAGGCGATATATATGAACAAGATGTATGAGATAGCGGTATACGGCCGGGATAAGATAACGCATATAGACCTTTTAAATACGGGGAAATACGATGAGTGGGCTCATCCAACTGTTAAATAA
- a CDS encoding NADH-quinone oxidoreductase subunit J, with the protein MSGLIQLLNNLLNNYGLPQGFIVQASFYIIAAAAVISAIGVVTSRNIFHCAIFLAVSLFCVAGVYLFLGAEFLAVVQVLIYVGAIVTLFLFAIMLTANIGDRSIRHTNKQVLAGGVIAIMMCAFFVFIIIGEPWKKALVQAQPLTLQEIGKSLMSVYALPFEVISLILLAALVGAIVIGKVKKE; encoded by the coding sequence ATGAGTGGGCTCATCCAACTGTTAAATAACCTGCTGAATAATTACGGACTGCCGCAAGGGTTCATCGTCCAGGCGTCGTTCTATATCATCGCCGCGGCCGCGGTCATATCGGCCATCGGCGTCGTGACTTCGCGCAACATCTTCCATTGCGCGATCTTTTTGGCCGTCTCCCTCTTCTGCGTCGCCGGTGTCTACCTCTTCCTGGGCGCGGAATTCCTGGCCGTGGTCCAGGTCCTTATATACGTCGGCGCAATAGTGACATTATTCCTCTTCGCCATAATGCTGACCGCGAACATCGGCGACAGGTCGATAAGGCACACGAACAAACAGGTCCTGGCAGGCGGAGTGATCGCGATAATGATGTGTGCATTCTTTGTATTCATCATAATAGGCGAGCCGTGGAAGAAAGCGCTCGTACAGGCGCAGCCGCTGACCCTCCAGGAGATAGGCAAGTCGCTCATGTCCGTATACGCGCTGCCGTTCGAGGTCATATCCCTTATCCTGCTCGCCGCGCTTGTCGGGGCGATAGTAATAGGAAAGGTGAAGAAAGAATGA
- the nuoK gene encoding NADH-quinone oxidoreductase subunit NuoK gives MIPQSHFLILGAVLFAIGLYGALTRRTAIGILMSIELILNAANINLITFNKFLGSPDGLGQIFALFVIAIAAASAVVGLVLVIAVYRNMKTIFTEKINMLKW, from the coding sequence ATGATACCCCAGAGCCATTTCCTTATATTGGGCGCAGTATTGTTCGCGATAGGCCTGTACGGCGCGTTGACCCGCAGGACCGCCATCGGTATATTGATGTCTATCGAGCTCATCCTTAACGCGGCAAACATAAACCTCATCACCTTTAATAAGTTCCTGGGCAGCCCTGACGGGCTGGGCCAGATATTCGCGTTATTCGTCATTGCGATAGCGGCGGCATCGGCCGTGGTCGGCCTCGTGCTCGTGATCGCCGTATACAGGAACATGAAGACGATATTCACCGAAAAGATAAATATGCTGAAATGGTAA
- the nuoL gene encoding NADH-quinone oxidoreductase subunit L — MVKYAHFIPLFPFMAFAINILFGRRLKKASALVSIAASSVALAIAAVTFIGNLNGEGSYTVAKWIFLNGLPLDFGITVDPLTCMMLLVVTIVGTLIQIYSMGYMRDDARYSRFFAYMSLFMGSMLGLLLADNFVMLYIFWEGVGLCSYLLISFWFERPAAARAGMKAFITTRIGDTGLLVGILLLFFSVKTLYFRDLAGLAINDVTLTAVGILIFCGAVGKSAQFPLHVWLPDAMEGPTPVSALIHAATMVAAGVYLIARCYGLFISHHIALVSVAYVGAITAFMAASIALVNNDIKRILAYSTISQLGLMMLGLGVGGYEAGTFHLMTHAFFKALLFLCAGSIIHSIHVEGDPAIHTQDIRKMGGLFPKMKITGTTLIIAGLAIAGIPPLSGFWSKDELLSEIINTGHPVLFAAASLTSLMTAFYIFRLIFLVLFGKARPGMRAHESPYVMTIPLAILAVFSVFAGFFRPVQPDYLTMGVSTAIAVIGIGLAYSFYILNNKILSADIRARFGFLYRLLSNKYYIDEIYEAVFIKPCFRLAESAAKFDLNVVDGAVNLAAYVSVVVSRIQSWFDLYIVDGIVNMAANITWLCSAILRRLQTGLVQNYILIAFFGLAIIILIKLIGG; from the coding sequence ATGGTAAAATACGCGCATTTTATACCGCTCTTCCCGTTCATGGCTTTTGCCATAAACATCCTTTTCGGGCGCAGGCTCAAGAAGGCAAGCGCGCTCGTCTCTATAGCCGCCTCGTCTGTCGCCCTGGCCATCGCGGCCGTCACTTTCATCGGGAATCTAAACGGCGAAGGCTCTTATACCGTCGCGAAATGGATCTTCTTGAACGGGCTCCCGCTCGATTTCGGGATAACGGTGGATCCGCTCACATGCATGATGCTGCTGGTCGTCACTATCGTCGGGACCCTCATACAGATATATTCCATGGGATATATGCGCGATGACGCGAGGTACTCGAGGTTCTTCGCGTATATGTCGCTCTTTATGGGCTCGATGCTCGGCTTGCTGCTGGCCGATAATTTCGTCATGCTTTATATCTTCTGGGAAGGCGTAGGCCTCTGCTCCTACCTGTTGATATCGTTCTGGTTCGAGAGGCCCGCGGCCGCTAGGGCAGGCATGAAGGCGTTCATAACGACCAGGATAGGCGACACAGGGCTCCTGGTCGGCATACTGCTCCTCTTCTTCTCGGTAAAGACCCTCTATTTCAGGGACCTCGCGGGCCTGGCGATAAACGATGTCACGCTCACGGCCGTAGGCATACTCATATTCTGCGGCGCGGTCGGGAAATCGGCGCAATTTCCCCTGCACGTGTGGCTTCCTGACGCGATGGAAGGCCCGACCCCGGTCTCGGCGTTGATACACGCGGCCACAATGGTCGCGGCAGGCGTATATCTTATCGCGCGCTGCTACGGGCTGTTCATCTCCCACCATATCGCCCTGGTCTCCGTCGCATATGTCGGCGCGATAACGGCGTTCATGGCCGCCTCGATCGCGCTGGTCAATAACGACATAAAACGCATCCTCGCATATTCGACAATAAGCCAGCTTGGGCTTATGATGCTGGGCCTCGGAGTCGGCGGCTATGAGGCGGGCACTTTCCACCTGATGACCCACGCGTTCTTCAAGGCCCTGCTCTTCCTCTGCGCGGGAAGCATAATACATTCTATACACGTGGAGGGTGACCCTGCGATACATACCCAGGATATACGCAAGATGGGCGGGCTCTTCCCGAAGATGAAAATAACCGGCACGACGTTGATAATCGCGGGCCTGGCGATCGCCGGAATACCGCCGCTCTCAGGCTTCTGGTCGAAAGACGAACTCCTGTCCGAGATAATAAATACGGGGCATCCGGTCCTTTTCGCCGCGGCGTCGCTGACAAGCCTGATGACCGCGTTCTATATCTTCCGCCTTATCTTCCTCGTGTTATTCGGTAAAGCGCGGCCCGGCATGCGCGCCCATGAATCGCCGTATGTGATGACTATCCCGCTGGCTATCTTAGCCGTATTTTCGGTATTCGCCGGATTTTTCAGGCCGGTCCAGCCCGACTATCTCACGATGGGCGTATCGACGGCGATAGCCGTCATCGGTATAGGCCTCGCCTATTCTTTCTATATACTCAACAACAAGATACTCTCGGCCGACATCCGCGCCAGGTTCGGTTTCCTTTACAGGCTCCTCTCGAACAAATATTATATCGACGAGATATACGAGGCGGTATTCATAAAGCCCTGCTTCCGGCTCGCAGAATCCGCCGCCAAATTCGACCTTAACGTCGTTGACGGCGCCGTAAACCTCGCGGCTTATGTCTCGGTCGTCGTAAGCAGGATACA